One Coccinella septempunctata chromosome 1, icCocSept1.1, whole genome shotgun sequence DNA window includes the following coding sequences:
- the LOC123318657 gene encoding E3 ubiquitin-protein ligase rnf146 — MAEANSSQDFKETKDFDLECAVCLQTCIHPAQLPCGHIFCFLCVKGIALTIKKCALCRQSIPRDYVDHPTLVKWNAVLENLKDIDGQYQWFYEGRNGWWQYDERTSLDLEAAYKVGQDKCELLIAGFIYIIDFQSMVQYRQNHLSRRRRIKRDSSTIPKKGVAGLKTDKNEDCEQLTTYEKQIPITPSNTPQSPNSESQSLEEESILDRFRFLQLGTTNLSDERNNNSNENILNSSSL; from the exons ATGGCAGAAGCGAATTCAAGTCAGGATTTTAAAGAAACAAAag ATTTTGATTTGGAGTGTGCAGTTTGTCTTCAAACATGCATTCATCCAGCTCAACTACCCTGCGGTCACATATTTTGTTTCCTTTGCGTGAAAGGAATAGCACTCACAATTAAAAAGTGTGCTCTCTGTAGGCAAAGTATTCCTAGAGATTACGTTGATCACCCCACATTGGTGAAATGGAATGCAGTGTTGGAAAATTTGAAGGATATTGATGGTCAGTACCAGTGGTTTTATGAAGGTCGTAATG GTTGGTGGCAGTACGATGAAAGAACTTCTTTAGATCTTGAAGCAGCTTATAAAGTTGGTCAAGACAAATGTGAATTACTTATTGCGGGATTCATATATATTATTGATTTCCAGTCAATGGTGCAATATAGACAAAATCACTTGTCCCGTAGGAGGCGTATCAAGAGAGATTCATCCACTATTCCTAAAAAGG GTGTAGCTGGTTTGAAAACCGATAAAAATGAAGATTGTGAACAATTAACTACTTATGAGAAGCAAATACCAATAACACCTTCTAATACACCACAGAGTCCAAACAGTGAGAGTCAGTCTCTAGAGGAAGAAAGTATTCTTGATAGGTTTCGTTTTCTACAGTTGGGAACAACAAATTTATCAGAtgaaagaaataataattcaaatgaGAATATACTTAATAGTAGTAGCCTTTGA